Below is a window of Candidatus Paceibacter sp. DNA.
CAGGGGCGAATATCAGGGGCTGGGCAAAACGGCGGAAGAAGTCGGCCAAAAATGCTTAAGGCCGGGATCCGAATCTTTGACGGCCTGCGACGAGATAGCCGTTAAATATTTCGGGCCGGAAGGGGTTAAGGAATTGGCGGCAGTAAGAGCTCAAACCAAACAGGCTGGCGACATATACCTGAAAGGGTTGGAAAAAATGGAACTTGTTACGCCGGACGGACGAAAAATAACGGGTAAGGATTCCATAAGAAAGACTTGCGACGCGGCTTTTGAGACCAGGAATACCGGTTTGGCCAAAGCCTGCGGCGACTTTGCCGTGAAAAACGGTTTTGTCAGCAGAGAAGAAATCGAGGAGAGCCTTAAAATATTTGAGTCTTTCGCCGCCGGACCGCAAGTTGATTTTGAAAAATGTCGGGTTAATCCGGAAGCTTGCCGGGAATTTATACCGGAAGAATTCAAAGGCGACTTTGATTCCGGAATAAAGGTGTATGAATTGATGAAAGCCGAAATGGGCTTTGACCCGATACAATGCGAAAGAGCCGCTTTTGATTTCGCTTTAGGCCAAAAATGTTTTGAAGGGTCCAAAAAAGCTTTGCCGAAACTGAAAGAATTGGCGGGAAGCTCCGCCGAAGCGCGCAGAATGGTTTCGGAAATAGAATTCAGGGTAAAGCAGGGCGAAGAAATGGAACAGAGAAAAAACGAGGTTGAAAAAACTTTCGCCAGTCAAGCCGGACCGGGAGGATGCAAATCGCCGGAAGAATGTTTCGCTTACTGCAGCAACCCGGCCAACGGCGCGGAGTGTATAGCTTTCGGCGCCAAACATGAAGTTTTTGACCAAAAAGAAGTTGTTGGCAGGTTCCAGCAATACAATCAGGCTTTCACCCGGCCTGTGCCAGTGGGGATACCCGGGGGTTACGAGGGGGGATCCGGCGGCGGAGGGGGACAGTATCCTTATAATTACCAGGACGGATTCAGAGGAACTAGCCAGCCATATCAGCCGCAGCAGGGCGGCTATTATCCGCCGCCAGGCCAGGGGTATGGCGTCAGTTACCCGGGCCCCGGACCGGTCGGGCCCAGCCCGGAATGTTTCGCGGCCATTCAAACCGGCGATTTCGCCAAGGCTAAGGAAATTTGCGTCACCCCGCAGTATGTAACGCCTCCCCCGCCGTCTTATCCATATAGAACAGATTCTTCCGCTTCGGTCAATTTTCCGCCAAGAAGTATCTGCCCGGCGATGCCGGAAATTGATTGCCAGCCCGGAACTCAAAAAATTTACAAACCCACTACGGACGGCTGCGGCAGATCGGAGTGCGTTCTTGTCGCCAATGAACAGAAATGCTCGTCGGAACAGTATTGGAAGGTGACTGGCGAAGGAGGACAGGGTTTCTGCGCGCCGAAGGAATCTTACTCATCATATTCTTACAATCCCAAAGAGAAATGCTACAAAGAAGGCGGAACGTGGACCGGCGAATATTGCAAGTACCCCGACTACAACCAGCGCTCCTCTTATTCCTACAGCTCCTCCAATTATCAAAACACGGCATCATGTCCTGAAAATCTGGTGAATCTGCTCGGCTCCGGCTGCCACTTCATGTACAACGACGACTCCGGCGCCAGAATTTACTGCAACGGCGAGATGACCAAGTCGGCCAAATACGGGGACGCGGCTACCACGGATGGCTGCGCTTCCACGGGAAATTACTCCTCTTACAGTTACTCCGCCCCTTCCGGCCAAAGGGAGCAAATCTGGAACACCAATGGTTTGAGGTCGTGGGTGAGAACGGACGCCGATTCCGCCCGTATCGCCCGTTTGAAAGAAGCCTGCGCTAATGTGCCCGGTTCCGCTTGGGATATTTGGATGCCCGGCGCCGGCAATTATCAAAGCCCAGACTTCGGCATGCCCGATGAGGCCAAATGCCTGGCGTTGTCGCCCGGCTCGCAAGCCGCTTATTCTTACTCCTCCTACAATTCCGGCGGCTACTCCCCTTACGCCGGCGATGCCAATTCCTGCCCAGGCTTCTCCTACAGCCGATGGGATTCTTCCGGCAGACGCTATTGCCAGCTCAACAACGAAAGAAAGTGCGATTATAATTACCCGAGCTATCTTACCAATGGCGCCAATTACACGGCGGAAAACTGTCCGGCCAGCGATAGCGGCAGCAGTTATGGCGGTTATTCTTCCTACGGCAATTACAGTTCATATTCTTACAGTTCCTACGGCTACAATTACCCGCAATGCGATTGGTCAACCCAGTATCTTAAAGGTTCAACCAACACCTGCATGCCCAGGAGCGATTGCTACAATACGGCTCACGCGGATTACAATTCTTCCGAATGCCAGGGTGTGAGAAACATCGTTTCCGGCGGTTACGCAAGTTCGTACGGCGGATACTCCTACAGCTCGGCTTCCGCTTGTCCGTCGAACCTGCTCGGTTCCGGTTGTCACGATATGGGCAGCGCTTACTTCAACAGCGCGATGGACCAGTATGTCAATTACGGCGGCTCGACGGTAAAGAATTGCGCGACGGAATATATTAACGGTTGCGCGTCGTGGAGTAATTCGTCGTATTCAACCGGAGGTTCGTATAGCTCATATTCCACCGGCGGTTCTTCTTACAGCTCATATGATTCCGGTTCCTATAGTTCTTATTCGGGAGGCGGAGGGAATGGCGGCAGCTACAGCAGCGCTTACGACGCTTCGGCGGCCTGCGCTCAATCCGGCGGAAGCTGGAACGGCAGTTCCTGCGTTATGCCCAATACGGTCAGCAGCGCGGCGGATTACAGCAGCGCTACAACCGACCCGTCGGCCGCTTGCGCTCAAGCAGGTGGAACCTGGGATGGTACTACCTGCGTTATGTCCAACACGACTCTCAACGGAAACAGCGGAAGTTTTATGGCTAGCTTGAGTGAAATACTTAAAGATATTTTCGGAATTTTCTCAAGATAGAAAAATCGCAGTAAACCAATGACCGTCCCGCTGAAAACGGGACGGTCATTGCTCTTTAATTTAATTGCGGTTGGGGTTTTTATCTGATATATTTTATTCGTGCCGGAAACTAAAAAAAATAATTTTTGCTATCTCAACGGAAAATTTCTGCCATTTACGGAAGCTGGAATCGCTTTGGACGATCTGGGGTTGCTTCGTGGGTACGGCGTGTTTGACGCGCTGGCGACGCTAAACAACGGAAAAATTTTTTTATACGACGAACACTACGAAAGGCTCAAAAATTCTTCCGGGAGGCTCGGTCTTAATCTGCCGCTTGGCAAAGAAGAGATGAGAGCCGCGATTACGGAATTATTGCGAAAAAATAATCTGGAAAAAGCGGCCGTAAGGATTGTTATCACCGGCGGGCGGGCGCTTGATATGCTTTATTTCGACCCAAACTCGCCGACTTTTTTTATTTTAGCCAAGGAGCTTAAACCACTGCCGAAAAAATTATTTGAAAGCGGCGCTAAACTCATAACAGCCGATTTTGGCAGGTATATGCCGGAAATAAAAACGCTTAATTATCAGGCGGCGGTAAAAGCTTTTAATGAGGGCAAAAAAACCGCGAAAGATTTTCTGGAAATACTTTATGTTTCCGACGGATTTGTTTTGGAAGCTTCCACCAGCAACTTTTTTGTTTTCAAAAACGATGTTCTTATCACTCCGTCTGAAGGAATATTGAAGGGCACCACCAGAAATTTGGTGATAAAGTTGGCCAAAGAAAACGGTTTCTCGGTTGAGGAGAGGGAATTGTCGTTTCAAGAAATGAAGACGGCGGACGAAGCCTTCATCACCAGCACATACAAGGATATAACACCGATAGTCCAGGTGGACGACTTTAAAATCGGCGAGGGCAAACCGGGCAAAAACACCAAACGACTGATGCAAATTTTTGAAGAATTTGTAAGAAATTATTGATATGGATAAAAAAACATACACGAACTATTTCAAAAATAAGAAAATTCTGATGATGGGGTTAGGGATATTGGGGAGGGGGGTCAACGTCGCCAAATTTTTGGCGGAGTGCGGAGCGGAATTGACGATAACAGACTTGAAGACGGAAGAACAGCTGGCGCCGTCGCTTAAAAAACTTTCTAAATTCTCAAATATTAAGTACGTTTTGGGTAAACATGATTTAGCTGATTTTTCCGGCAAGGACATGGTTATAAAAGCCGCCGGCGTGCCGCTTGATTCGCTCCACATCGCCGAAGCGAGAAAAAATAAAATTCCGGTGGAAATGGACGCCTCGCTTTTTGCCAAACTCGCTGAACTTGGAGGTTCAACCTCCACTTGGAGGTTGAACCTCCAAGTTCAGATTGTCGGTATTACTGGAACGAGAGGGAAGTCCACCGTCACCCACTTGATTTACGAAATTATAAAAGAGGCTTTCAAAAACACAAAGCGAAAAGTTAATCTTGGAGGCAACGTGAAAGGTTTGGCGACCTTGCCTCTGCTTAAAACAATCAAACCGAATGATGTTGTCGTGATGGAGCTGGATTCCTGGCAGCTGCAGGGATTTGGCGACGCCCAAATCAGCCCGAATGTTGCCGTGTTTACGACTTTTTTACCTGATCACCTGAATTACTACAACGGCGATATGGACAAATATTTTTCCGACAAAGCCAACATTTTTAAATTTCAAAAAGAAAATGATTTTTTTGTCGCGGGAGAGAAATTTTTCCGCAATGTAAAATCATTTGTTAAAAGTGCGAGAATAGAAACAGAGAAGGATTTTAAAAATGGCAACATAAAGAGCAAAATAGTAATTGCTAAAAAAGGCGATATTCCAAAAAATTGGAAAGTAAAACTACTGGGCGAGCATAATCTGCAAAACATTGCTTTGGCGGTTGAGGCGGCCAGAAAAATCGGCGTGAAGGATACAGCAATAAAAAAAGCGGTAGAGAAATTCAAAGGGTTGCCCGGACGGTTAGAGCTTGTAAGAGAGGTTAGAGGAGTAAA
It encodes the following:
- the murD gene encoding UDP-N-acetylmuramoyl-L-alanine--D-glutamate ligase, whose amino-acid sequence is MDKKTYTNYFKNKKILMMGLGILGRGVNVAKFLAECGAELTITDLKTEEQLAPSLKKLSKFSNIKYVLGKHDLADFSGKDMVIKAAGVPLDSLHIAEARKNKIPVEMDASLFAKLAELGGSTSTWRLNLQVQIVGITGTRGKSTVTHLIYEIIKEAFKNTKRKVNLGGNVKGLATLPLLKTIKPNDVVVMELDSWQLQGFGDAQISPNVAVFTTFLPDHLNYYNGDMDKYFSDKANIFKFQKENDFFVAGEKFFRNVKSFVKSARIETEKDFKNGNIKSKIVIAKKGDIPKNWKVKLLGEHNLQNIALAVEAARKIGVKDTAIKKAVEKFKGLPGRLELVREVRGVKYYNDTTATTPDGVLAGLEALKKYRGKIILLGGGADKNLEYEEYAKVVKKYVKALILFRGLASNKIIEALGKTKFPVEVVDSMKNAMEIAKDKTKKGDVVLLSPGAASFGVFKNEFDRGDQFVKEVKKLK
- a CDS encoding aminotransferase class IV, which encodes MPETKKNNFCYLNGKFLPFTEAGIALDDLGLLRGYGVFDALATLNNGKIFLYDEHYERLKNSSGRLGLNLPLGKEEMRAAITELLRKNNLEKAAVRIVITGGRALDMLYFDPNSPTFFILAKELKPLPKKLFESGAKLITADFGRYMPEIKTLNYQAAVKAFNEGKKTAKDFLEILYVSDGFVLEASTSNFFVFKNDVLITPSEGILKGTTRNLVIKLAKENGFSVEERELSFQEMKTADEAFITSTYKDITPIVQVDDFKIGEGKPGKNTKRLMQIFEEFVRNY